The DNA region ACGGGATCAGCGCGCTGCCGCTCGACGTCCACCTGATGATCAGTAATCCCGAGAAGTACATTGACGCCTACCTCGACGCCGGCGCCGACTACCTGACGGTGCACGGGGAAGTGATCCAGGATAACGTCGCCATTCTCGACGAAATCCGCCGCAAGGGCGCGCATCCCGGCATCGCCCTCAATCCTGATGCGCCGGTTGAGAACTATCGCCACCTGTTTCCGCACATTGATTTATTTCTGGTGATGTCAGTTTATGCCGGTTTCGGCGGGCAGAAGTTCATTCCGGACGTGCTGCACAAGGTCAAAACCGCCGCCGCCTGGCGGCAGCAGCACGGCTTCGATTACTTGATCTCGATTGATGGCGGCATCAACGCCGAGACCGCAGCTGCCGCCAAAGCTGCCGGCGTAGATGTTCTTGTCGCCGGTACCGCGTTGTTTAGATCTCCCGACATTCCCGCGTTCGTGCGCTCCCTCCGGTCGTGATTTGGTGCCCCACCGCTTGCGGTGGGGAAGTCCACGCAACCGACATGCATGGGGTTGGGTCTGCCTACCCGTCGTCGCAGATCCGGCCGGTACGGCAGCGGGGGCGAAAAATTCCCCTTGTCAAGTTTCGTCAACAGTCTCAATTTTTCTCCATCATCGCAGCCGCCGGTGATTTTGGATGCTTTTGCCCGCGACGGCTGCACTACTGCGATCGGACCAATCCGCTCGTGGCGAGCCTCAGGGTTTGCCCGGGCTGAAATAAGTAGCTGCGACGGATACGCGGCTTTCGGCTGTGAACAAACACTGAACCTGCGCTTGTCGGCGCCGATAATGAGAGTGGATTGTCGTCGACAAACATCGGAGGTTGACATGGTATTCAATTTGATCGCCCTGCTGGTTGTGCTCGCTTTTATCGCCATCGGCACCAAGAAGGGCTTTCTGCGCGAACTGATGGCGCTGCTCGGACTGGTCGCCGCGCTCGTCATCTCGACCGGTAAACTTGATTTCGTGGCGGAGGAGATTGCCGCCGCGCTGGATGCCTCGCCGCTGACGGTGGCGGTGATTTCCTATATCATCGTGCTCGGCCTG from Candidatus Zixiibacteriota bacterium includes:
- the rpe gene encoding ribulose-phosphate 3-epimerase, whose protein sequence is MACDNGLRRRSNRDSRRLGRVSMPLVAPSLLAADFLHLESDVRRIETAGVDWLHMDVMDGHFVPNLSFGPFIIKQIDGISALPLDVHLMISNPEKYIDAYLDAGADYLTVHGEVIQDNVAILDEIRRKGAHPGIALNPDAPVENYRHLFPHIDLFLVMSVYAGFGGQKFIPDVLHKVKTAAAWRQQHGFDYLISIDGGINAETAAAAKAAGVDVLVAGTALFRSPDIPAFVRSLRS